In Reichenbachiella agarivorans, one genomic interval encodes:
- a CDS encoding MetS family NSS transporter small subunit, which produces MSLQAIISMVVILSIVVGGFAYFLWLAIRKQ; this is translated from the coding sequence ATGAGTTTACAAGCGATAATCAGCATGGTGGTCATATTGAGTATTGTGGTAGGTGGTTTTGCTTACTTTCTCTGGCTAGCCATTCGGAAACAATAG
- a CDS encoding sodium-dependent transporter produces the protein MNNTENFSNRWGIILASLGMAIGAGNLWRFPRLAGQYGGAFIILWIVFLFVWSIPLLLTEFSMGKNFRKGVIGSFAEMAGKRYAWMGFFVTLCTLGIAFYYSVVTAWSLRYLSFAVGNLFDETPLLDRLTSDPGYMSDYWMSVSHASWATILTYIGCVVFGVFVLSRGIQNGLEKINKALIPSLFVLLIVITFISLQMEGGIQGLEYMFVINWDHFSDGKIWIEALSQSAWSTGAGWGLMITISSYSRTDDDITLNTLIGALGNNTASLIAGMAILPAVFALANSDAEAITYLQEGNQALTFTIIPELFAHVPGGGFLSVVFFLALSLAAFSSLLPMLELMSRNLLDLGLNRKVISLWVAFFFIVLGFPSAYSLDIFNNQDWVWGLGLIVSGIFILFGLVIFGIKEFKERYIDSGSKIQLPTTFFQVCIWSNLALGCVLIYWWMSQGYSSNPWFDADGVWNVLDVYSNASIVTQWGLVILIGVLINGFLYRKFALKK, from the coding sequence ATGAACAACACCGAAAATTTCAGTAACCGCTGGGGCATTATTCTCGCATCTCTGGGCATGGCCATAGGTGCCGGCAATCTTTGGCGTTTTCCTCGTCTGGCTGGCCAGTATGGAGGTGCTTTTATTATCCTCTGGATAGTGTTTCTTTTTGTTTGGTCTATCCCGCTATTGCTCACCGAGTTTTCCATGGGCAAGAATTTCAGAAAAGGAGTAATAGGCTCGTTTGCGGAGATGGCTGGCAAACGATACGCATGGATGGGTTTTTTTGTGACCCTGTGTACCTTAGGCATTGCTTTTTATTATTCCGTGGTGACAGCATGGTCGCTGAGGTATTTGAGTTTTGCAGTCGGCAATTTATTTGATGAAACCCCATTGTTGGATCGCCTGACCTCAGACCCAGGTTACATGTCGGATTATTGGATGAGTGTTTCGCATGCCAGTTGGGCTACCATATTGACCTACATTGGCTGTGTGGTATTTGGGGTGTTTGTTTTGTCCAGAGGGATTCAAAATGGCTTAGAAAAAATCAACAAAGCATTGATTCCTAGTCTATTTGTGCTACTGATTGTTATTACTTTTATTTCTCTCCAGATGGAAGGAGGCATCCAAGGACTAGAATACATGTTTGTGATCAATTGGGATCATTTTTCCGACGGAAAAATATGGATAGAAGCACTCTCACAGTCTGCTTGGTCTACTGGAGCAGGTTGGGGATTGATGATCACGATTTCATCCTATAGTCGCACGGACGATGATATTACCCTCAATACTTTGATTGGTGCCTTGGGCAACAATACGGCATCCTTGATTGCAGGCATGGCTATATTGCCCGCTGTCTTTGCACTTGCAAACTCTGATGCAGAAGCCATCACATATTTGCAGGAAGGGAATCAGGCATTGACTTTCACGATTATACCAGAGCTGTTTGCTCACGTACCAGGTGGTGGTTTTCTTTCTGTGGTTTTCTTTTTAGCACTCTCATTGGCGGCATTTAGTTCCTTGTTGCCCATGCTCGAATTGATGTCTAGGAATTTACTGGACCTAGGATTGAATCGAAAAGTGATCTCTCTGTGGGTGGCCTTCTTCTTTATTGTTTTGGGTTTCCCTTCAGCTTATTCGCTGGATATATTCAACAACCAAGATTGGGTGTGGGGCTTGGGACTGATTGTCAGTGGGATATTCATTTTGTTTGGTTTGGTTATATTTGGAATCAAGGAGTTCAAAGAAAGGTATATTGATTCGGGATCGAAAATTCAACTACCTACTACATTTTTCCAAGTATGCATTTGGAGTAATTTGGCTTTGGGTTGTGTACTGATCTATTGGTGGATGTCTCAAGGGTACAGCAGCAATCCGTGGTTTGATGCAGACGGTGTCTGGAATGTCCTAGATGTCTACAGCAATGCATCGATCGTCACCCAGTGGGGATTAGTGATACTAATAGGCGTATTGATCAATGGTTTTTTGTATAGAAAATTTGCCCTGAAAAAATGA
- a CDS encoding TolC family protein, which produces MDDFLWSALETPAIQAFDHQNTFLDSNPYKLSFIRGMEFRTESNQLDPDRQDYALRLNPANPWEIKRNNQYFQTYQEVSQLDRQRELKKVLKAHYEAIIDWAYLKEQKNIKEEEQKIAQTQIKILEAQRFSNFFDANDYVELKIDQLEQVVALEELYFEEDAQRNKIESLYPSAKNQIIAWTLNELISIEKIQSVIEDPQMVSAYGEVAYRQKQVELAESEWALEKSNINIGYLQAQYQQYRVDQDRSPWSIGLGVTIPIFNPNKGDMTKRKLEMIEAEGNLADAQNEQQTGLELMKQKIKTLTTRYYNFQIQLDSLNVDLLSSNLQQMTNSNPMTVVKLKSSLIKSKSISALMKKEIYLAYMEYLWHAEMLQQQPLKNYLTPD; this is translated from the coding sequence ATGGATGACTTTTTATGGTCAGCATTAGAGACGCCAGCCATTCAAGCATTTGATCATCAAAATACATTTCTTGACTCAAACCCTTATAAACTTTCTTTCATTCGAGGAATGGAATTTAGAACAGAGAGCAATCAACTCGATCCTGATCGTCAAGACTATGCATTGCGGTTGAACCCTGCCAATCCGTGGGAAATAAAACGTAACAATCAATATTTTCAGACTTATCAGGAGGTCTCGCAACTTGACCGTCAGCGTGAGCTGAAAAAGGTATTAAAGGCACACTACGAAGCTATTATTGACTGGGCCTATTTGAAAGAGCAAAAAAACATCAAAGAAGAAGAACAAAAGATAGCACAAACGCAGATTAAAATCTTAGAAGCGCAGCGTTTTTCCAATTTCTTTGATGCCAATGATTATGTGGAACTAAAAATTGATCAGTTGGAGCAAGTTGTAGCCTTGGAAGAGTTGTACTTCGAAGAAGATGCTCAACGCAATAAAATCGAATCCCTATACCCCTCGGCTAAAAATCAAATTATTGCATGGACATTAAATGAGCTAATTTCTATCGAAAAAATTCAAAGTGTAATTGAAGACCCTCAAATGGTATCAGCATATGGCGAAGTGGCTTACCGCCAAAAGCAGGTTGAATTAGCAGAATCAGAATGGGCACTAGAAAAATCAAATATTAATATTGGATATTTACAAGCACAATATCAACAATATCGAGTTGATCAGGACAGAAGTCCATGGAGCATTGGGTTAGGTGTCACCATTCCTATTTTTAATCCCAATAAAGGAGACATGACCAAGCGAAAATTGGAAATGATAGAAGCAGAAGGAAATCTAGCAGATGCCCAAAATGAGCAACAGACAGGACTAGAATTGATGAAGCAAAAAATAAAGACACTCACTACAAGATACTACAATTTCCAAATTCAATTGGACAGTTTGAACGTGGACCTATTGAGTTCCAATCTGCAGCAAATGACGAACAGTAACCCCATGACTGTCGTCAAGTTGAAAAGTAGTTTGATTAAGTCAAAAAGTATCTCAGCGCTAATGAAGAAAGAAATTTACCTTGCCTATATGGAGTATTTGTGGCATGCAGAAATGCTACAACAACAGCCACTGAAAAATTATTTAACACCTGATTAA
- a CDS encoding YceI family protein — MKKTLCLIATILCVSLSSFGQTKWKIDPVHSNIQFEVSHLAISTVTGKFSDFECTVESKRNSFEDAKIDAVVQVKSLTTDNLTRDKHLKEDDFFNAEKYPIMTFKSESFVKKTDTQYQVTGWLTIRDVTKKVSFPAEYSGMAKLGEKTISAFKANFVINRFDYNLTWSDTIDTGSLVVGEEVKVKLNLELVKI; from the coding sequence ATGAAAAAGACCCTATGCCTAATAGCTACCATACTGTGCGTATCACTTTCTTCGTTTGGTCAGACCAAATGGAAGATTGATCCTGTGCACTCCAACATTCAATTTGAAGTAAGCCACTTGGCTATATCGACCGTTACTGGCAAGTTTTCGGATTTTGAATGTACTGTAGAATCAAAGCGAAATTCCTTTGAGGATGCCAAAATTGATGCAGTGGTTCAGGTCAAAAGCTTGACTACTGATAACTTGACGAGAGACAAACACCTCAAGGAAGATGATTTCTTCAATGCTGAGAAGTATCCCATCATGACTTTTAAGAGTGAATCGTTTGTAAAGAAAACCGATACGCAATACCAAGTGACCGGATGGTTGACGATTCGTGATGTGACAAAGAAGGTTTCATTTCCTGCAGAATATAGCGGAATGGCCAAATTGGGAGAAAAGACAATATCTGCTTTCAAAGCCAATTTTGTAATCAATCGATTCGATTATAACCTCACCTGGAGCGATACTATTGATACGGGTAGTCTGGTAGTGGGAGAAGAAGTAAAGGTGAAACTGAACTTGGAACTAGTAAAAATCTAG
- a CDS encoding nucleoside triphosphate pyrophosphohydrolase family protein: MEKIDSLNQVAEFHKTFKHPIVTSPAIPDAKRCALRVELISEELKELEQAIKDKDMVEIADALCDIQYVLSGAVLEFGLGDKFVELFNEVQRSNMSKACKTLEEAEATVKHYKENKATESYIKEEDGLFLVYRKDDDKTLKSIAYSPADIKGILEK, encoded by the coding sequence ATGGAAAAAATAGACTCTCTCAACCAAGTAGCAGAATTTCATAAAACATTCAAACACCCTATCGTGACTAGTCCAGCGATTCCAGATGCCAAACGATGTGCGCTAAGGGTGGAGCTAATCTCTGAGGAGTTGAAGGAACTGGAACAGGCTATCAAGGACAAGGACATGGTCGAGATAGCAGATGCGCTATGTGATATCCAATATGTACTGTCAGGGGCGGTTTTGGAGTTTGGCTTAGGAGACAAGTTTGTAGAGCTGTTCAATGAAGTACAGCGATCCAACATGAGCAAAGCTTGCAAGACTTTGGAAGAAGCTGAGGCGACTGTCAAACATTACAAAGAAAACAAAGCCACAGAGAGCTACATCAAAGAAGAGGATGGTTTGTTTTTGGTATATAGAAAGGACGATGATAAGACACTCAAGTCTATTGCTTATTCGCCTGCGGATATCAAAGGAATTTTGGAGAAGTGA